ctgtgtgtcacattaaccaaaaaacaccgcCAGTAACAATGTCAGTGCTATgaacggttgactgccgctcactagaaccctagcccgagaggatgttcagtgagttcctcgtgaggatagtgactccggtacacgaaTGGTGACacgagtacttactgtgtgtcacattaaccaaaaaacacccccagtaacagtgtgagtgctatGAACGTTTGACTGCCGCtcagtagaaccctagcccgagaggatgttcaATGACCACCAAAGAAAATTTAATCAGAAATAGGCTGTCTGCCTCAACGCACTCCAACAAAGATTTCTCCAACCCTGTCAAGGACACGGTGTACTCGACAACGTTCAATATCTCCTCCAGATATCGAGTGTCACTATCACCCTCGGTGACTACAGGATCCCCTCCGTCGTCCACCCCCATAACATCTCCGAACATCGCGGCAGATAAGTGAATTTTCCTCCCATACAAATCCAGTATGCTAGTGGTTGGGTCAACATGTTTGATTAACCAACTCACTAGTCGGGTGTCAACGTATGGTGCATCCTCTCTGATGAATGATCCAAATCCAGCATTTTGGATCACATCTTTCTGCTCCAGGTTCAGGTTCTTGCAAATTCTGATTAAACGGTTGAAGGAGCATCGACCGTACACAGATGCTTCTTCACTTTCAGGAGC
This Cannabis sativa cultivar Pink pepper isolate KNU-18-1 chromosome 6, ASM2916894v1, whole genome shotgun sequence DNA region includes the following protein-coding sequences:
- the LOC133039128 gene encoding uncharacterized protein LOC133039128, producing the protein MAGKRKRKGGNEPVKKDVTPEPNDNAVAWRNFFNANYKALRAAEKGLTEKEATDKLKVQYKGFTDEEKSEWRSYDPNPNPAKKAVQTRGRKPKAADAKGKKVEVDEEEGAPESEEASVYGRCSFNRLIRICKNLNLEQKDVIQNAGFGSFIREDAPYVDTRLVSWLIKHVDPTTSILDLYGRKIHLSAAMFGDVMGVDDGGDPVVTEGDSDTRYLEEILNVVEYTVSLTGLEKSLLECVEADSLFLIKFSLVVIEHPLGLGFY